One Larus michahellis chromosome 11, bLarMic1.1, whole genome shotgun sequence genomic region harbors:
- the SMIM32 gene encoding small integral membrane protein 32, protein MYSELLNSTSATEAHLIIQTNTPYLSGTPRPVSSSAFYMSTARVLKEGEINKPDLVTYIILFFFLLLTVTFIVLFINCQLKNSFFATLPYDRSLREARSPWRTQAV, encoded by the coding sequence ATGTATAGTGAATTGCTAAATTCAACTAGTGCCACTGAAGCTCACCTCATCATTCAGACCAACACGCCCTACCTGAGCGGCACACCAAGACCCGTGAGCTCCTCCGCTTTTTACATGTCGACAGCCAGGGTGTtaaaagaaggggaaataaaTAAGCCAGACCTGGTGACTTAcatcattctgtttttctttctgctcttgaCTGTGACATTCATTGTGCTCTTCATAAACTGCCAGCtcaaaaattctttttttgctACTCTTCCTTACGACAGATCGCTCCGAGAAGCGAGGAGCCCGTGGAGGACACAAGCTGTCTGA